Proteins encoded within one genomic window of Candidatus Baltobacteraceae bacterium:
- a CDS encoding LuxR C-terminal-related transcriptional regulator: protein MRTAHLTRPRLNDRLAHAARYPIVLVTAPAGFGKSVALDDFLRQAGMEAVRFDVRPEENTLLAFARRFGEVLQPVVPSIVASFPALQEPGNVLSTAAAPGLLSEWFAEHFKRMTATIVVDDLHFAAPDPDCMTFLTTLVERTAERMSWILASRSDAGLPAASWLAYGKMDLPIDRNDLRFTLEEALVTARTERPAMDAADVESLWTLTDGWPVAFAIALRTQTQAEELRGATTRDLIYRYLAEQVFERVSPVQRDFLLATSVFSSFDASIAHALGGTNDFIEDLRQGVAFLNETAPGEFRYHDLFREYLESELLRRGREAWKSAAMAAARLLEERRDPAGALALYTKAKDAPAILQVLTTDGFGLFERGQAGALSVALEAVPEELRAQSATALGLQAMLEAARGHFEPAARSFVAGIERATFAGLRLTLVHRYAIELVRQGRDCIELLEPYAGDNGITSALRVPILGTLATAYARSSQDQRALGAIATALSLLDPTVGDDARARLYQQAAYVYSQASDHDNARRYATLSVDLALSRDLYDVAVRAYSALYQIAYDDSDDPIACLTILDKLLECARKGGSVQGRLYGLIASYGIEADRGNEAALQRIELLLAEIPGMLSQNRSEVLLPAMALRATWHGQFRRAYELLAQARDHHTDERRAEYYAEVALYACAAGLRDETKDAIDAADTAIARWGKPTRRALRAQLILAFAELTRARLTSAHRHLAAVKRELNPAMSRLNALAEAGWAFYRRALEPAGNDGIATTMERLRAEQFGGIARLLEQLPMAENTGGYAALTATEREILRLLAAGGSTKSMAERTSRSPRTIESHVRSICKKLSCRSRRAAVALAIGAGWVENEER from the coding sequence GTGCGAACAGCGCACTTGACTCGTCCCCGGCTCAACGATCGCCTGGCTCATGCCGCGCGCTATCCGATCGTGCTCGTGACGGCGCCGGCCGGATTCGGTAAGAGCGTGGCGCTCGACGATTTTCTGCGCCAAGCCGGCATGGAAGCGGTGCGCTTCGACGTTCGCCCCGAAGAAAATACGCTCTTGGCATTCGCGCGGCGCTTCGGCGAAGTGCTGCAGCCCGTCGTTCCCAGCATCGTCGCGTCGTTCCCAGCGCTGCAAGAACCCGGGAACGTACTGTCGACGGCGGCCGCGCCCGGTTTGCTCTCCGAATGGTTTGCCGAGCATTTCAAGCGAATGACGGCAACGATCGTCGTCGACGATCTGCATTTTGCGGCGCCGGATCCGGATTGCATGACGTTTCTCACCACACTCGTCGAGCGCACCGCCGAGCGAATGTCGTGGATTCTCGCAAGCCGATCCGATGCCGGCCTTCCGGCGGCCTCGTGGCTGGCATACGGAAAAATGGATTTACCGATCGATCGCAACGATCTGCGGTTCACGTTGGAAGAAGCGCTGGTAACGGCGCGCACCGAGCGGCCCGCGATGGACGCTGCGGACGTCGAATCGCTGTGGACGCTGACCGACGGCTGGCCCGTCGCGTTCGCGATCGCGCTGCGCACGCAGACGCAAGCCGAGGAACTGCGCGGCGCTACCACGCGCGACCTGATCTACCGCTATCTCGCCGAACAGGTCTTCGAGCGCGTCTCGCCGGTGCAACGCGACTTTTTGCTCGCAACGTCGGTGTTTTCGTCGTTCGACGCGTCGATCGCGCACGCACTCGGCGGCACGAACGATTTCATCGAAGACTTGCGCCAAGGCGTTGCGTTTTTGAACGAGACGGCGCCGGGCGAGTTTCGCTATCACGATCTCTTCCGCGAGTATCTCGAAAGCGAACTGCTCCGGCGGGGTCGCGAAGCGTGGAAGAGCGCGGCGATGGCGGCCGCGCGATTGCTCGAAGAGCGCCGCGATCCGGCCGGTGCGTTGGCGTTGTATACGAAAGCAAAGGACGCGCCGGCGATCTTGCAAGTCTTGACGACTGACGGCTTCGGTCTTTTCGAGCGCGGGCAAGCCGGTGCGCTCTCCGTCGCGCTCGAAGCCGTTCCCGAAGAACTGCGCGCCCAAAGTGCCACGGCGCTAGGGTTGCAGGCGATGCTCGAAGCGGCGCGCGGACATTTCGAGCCGGCCGCCCGCAGCTTCGTGGCGGGGATCGAGCGAGCGACGTTCGCGGGCCTGCGCCTGACTTTGGTGCACCGGTACGCGATCGAACTCGTGCGTCAGGGGCGCGATTGCATCGAACTGCTCGAGCCCTACGCCGGCGATAACGGAATCACGTCGGCGTTGCGCGTGCCGATCTTAGGGACGCTCGCAACGGCGTATGCGCGCTCGTCGCAAGACCAACGCGCGCTCGGCGCGATTGCCACGGCGCTCTCGCTGCTCGACCCGACGGTCGGCGACGACGCCCGCGCCAGGCTATACCAACAGGCGGCGTACGTCTACAGTCAGGCCTCCGATCACGACAACGCGCGCCGCTATGCCACGTTGTCGGTGGATCTTGCATTATCGCGCGATCTCTACGACGTCGCCGTCCGCGCGTACAGCGCGCTCTATCAAATTGCTTACGACGATTCGGACGATCCGATCGCATGCCTGACGATTCTCGACAAGCTGCTCGAGTGCGCGCGCAAAGGCGGCAGCGTGCAAGGCCGGCTCTACGGTCTGATTGCGTCGTACGGGATCGAGGCCGATCGCGGAAACGAAGCGGCGCTCCAGCGCATCGAGCTGCTGCTCGCCGAAATTCCCGGAATGCTGTCGCAGAATCGCAGCGAGGTGCTCCTTCCGGCGATGGCGTTGCGCGCCACGTGGCACGGACAGTTTCGCCGCGCGTACGAGCTGCTCGCGCAGGCGCGCGACCATCACACCGACGAGCGGCGAGCGGAGTACTACGCGGAAGTCGCGCTCTACGCGTGCGCCGCGGGGCTGCGCGACGAAACCAAAGACGCCATCGACGCAGCGGACACGGCGATCGCGCGCTGGGGAAAGCCGACGCGCCGCGCGCTGCGGGCGCAACTGATCTTGGCGTTCGCCGAGTTGACGCGTGCGCGGCTAACGTCGGCGCACCGGCACTTGGCGGCGGTCAAGCGCGAGCTCAATCCCGCGATGTCGCGCTTGAACGCGCTGGCGGAGGCAGGTTGGGCGTTCTATCGGAGGGCGTTGGAGCCGGCCGGTAACGACGGGATCGCAACGACGATGGAGCGGTTGCGCGCCGAGCAGTTCGGCGGTATCGCGCGTCTGCTCGAGCAGCTCCCGATGGCGGAGAACACGGGAGGCTACGCGGCTTTGACGGCGACGGAGCGCGAGATCCTGCGGTTGCTTGCCGCGGGGGGCAGTACCAAAAGCATGGCCGAACGCACCTCGCGCAGTCCCCGTACCATCGAGAGCCACGTCCGGTCGATCTGCAAGAAGCTGAGCTGCCGGAGCCGGCGGGCTGCCGTAGCCCTTGCAATAGGCGCCGGGTGGGTGGAGAATGAAGAACGCTAG
- a CDS encoding BON domain-containing protein, whose translation MRIVVAFSLFAAFAACSGGQQRNAQDAGNDAYATVAVKAKLAGVDVDSADAVGVAASGGTITLTGKAHSDAERQAYVAAARSVDGVQNVDDRLVVDPNERGVREQSADVTLAGKVSAAIAGQAGINVFHVKVSARDGVVALDGAVPSASIARTIVDTARGVDGVKRVESRIAVHP comes from the coding sequence ATGAGGATTGTGGTCGCTTTCTCGCTCTTCGCCGCTTTTGCCGCGTGCTCCGGCGGCCAACAACGCAATGCGCAGGACGCCGGTAACGACGCCTATGCGACCGTCGCCGTGAAAGCGAAACTGGCCGGGGTCGACGTCGACTCCGCCGATGCGGTCGGTGTTGCCGCTTCGGGCGGGACCATAACGCTCACCGGCAAGGCGCATTCCGACGCGGAACGGCAAGCCTACGTCGCCGCCGCACGTTCGGTCGACGGCGTCCAAAACGTGGACGACCGGCTGGTCGTCGATCCCAACGAACGCGGCGTCCGCGAGCAATCGGCGGACGTCACCTTGGCCGGCAAAGTCTCGGCTGCGATTGCGGGACAAGCCGGAATCAACGTCTTTCACGTCAAGGTCAGCGCGCGCGACGGCGTCGTCGCGCTCGACGGAGCGGTACCGTCGGCATCGATCGCGCGCACGATCGTCGATACGGCGCGCGGCGTCGACGGCGTCAAGCGCGTCGAGTCGCGAATCGCCGTTCATCCATAG
- a CDS encoding isoprenylcysteine carboxylmethyltransferase family protein, which translates to MPYDPDPAVVWTVLSCWLIFAGVWITGWIYNLLRAPKIDRRAFSPTILLGAGIAWFASWLVPTSVWDAMVVVSPVLQGIGIAFVIAGTAFALWARFTLGTMWTGIPSQRSGHQLRTNGPFAVARHPIYTGVLAMLVGTALACGVGPYAGPVIAGAIGLALKMRVEEKMLLETFGPEYEAYRSRVRALLPIPRF; encoded by the coding sequence ATGCCCTACGATCCCGATCCGGCCGTCGTCTGGACGGTGCTGAGCTGTTGGCTGATCTTCGCCGGCGTGTGGATTACCGGCTGGATCTATAATCTGCTGCGCGCACCGAAAATCGATCGCCGCGCGTTTTCGCCGACGATTTTGCTCGGCGCGGGCATCGCTTGGTTTGCATCGTGGCTCGTTCCCACCAGCGTGTGGGATGCGATGGTCGTCGTTTCCCCGGTGCTGCAGGGCATCGGCATCGCGTTCGTCATTGCCGGAACGGCGTTTGCATTGTGGGCGCGCTTTACGCTAGGCACGATGTGGACTGGCATCCCGTCGCAGCGGTCGGGGCATCAACTGCGCACGAACGGCCCGTTTGCCGTCGCGCGTCATCCGATTTACACCGGCGTTTTGGCGATGCTCGTTGGAACCGCGCTGGCGTGCGGCGTCGGACCCTATGCCGGTCCGGTGATAGCAGGGGCTATCGGCCTGGCGCTCAAGATGCGCGTCGAAGAAAAGATGCTGCTCGAGACGTTCGGCCCGGAATACGAAGCCTACCGTTCGCGCGTGCGCGCGCTGCTGCCGATTCCGCGTTTTTGA
- a CDS encoding VOC family protein: MQLHHVSVVVDDLAAAIAFFSELGLELEGEAALEGDWIDRINGLESVQVDIVMMRTPDGHGRLELTRFRNPKLVGSEPAVAPPNSLGLRSVMFAVESVDDTVARMRVHGAELVGEVAQYENSYRLCYMRGPGNIIVALAEELK; encoded by the coding sequence TTGCAACTGCACCACGTCAGCGTCGTTGTCGACGACCTCGCAGCGGCAATCGCTTTCTTTTCCGAGCTAGGCTTAGAGTTGGAGGGCGAGGCCGCGCTCGAAGGAGATTGGATCGACCGCATCAACGGACTCGAAAGCGTCCAAGTCGACATCGTTATGATGCGGACCCCGGACGGGCATGGGCGGCTAGAACTGACGAGATTTCGCAATCCAAAACTCGTCGGGAGCGAACCGGCGGTCGCACCGCCGAACTCGCTGGGTCTGCGGAGCGTCATGTTTGCGGTAGAAAGCGTCGACGACACCGTTGCTCGAATGCGCGTCCATGGCGCCGAACTCGTCGGCGAAGTGGCCCAATATGAGAACTCGTACCGGCTTTGCTACATGCGTGGTCCGGGGAATATCATCGTAGCGCTGGCCGAAGAGCTAAAGTAA
- a CDS encoding muconolactone Delta-isomerase family protein yields the protein MAGAFLWKREAPLMQFLSISRRLTERFSDEQFSAHIGAERERVRELYRDGVVRAIWSRKDAAGAVMLLECTDEAAAKQAVGSLPLAQRDMLEVQIVPLQPYPAFFPINA from the coding sequence GTGGCGGGCGCTTTCCTCTGGAAGCGCGAAGCGCCGCTCATGCAGTTTCTGTCAATTTCGCGCCGGCTTACCGAGCGCTTCAGCGACGAACAGTTTTCGGCTCACATCGGCGCTGAGCGCGAACGCGTGCGCGAACTCTACCGCGACGGCGTGGTGCGCGCGATCTGGAGCCGCAAGGACGCGGCCGGCGCCGTCATGCTGCTGGAATGTACCGACGAAGCCGCCGCAAAACAGGCGGTCGGCTCGCTTCCCCTGGCGCAGCGCGACATGCTCGAAGTACAGATCGTGCCGCTCCAGCCCTATCCGGCCTTTTTCCCAATAAACGCTTAG
- a CDS encoding metalloregulator ArsR/SmtB family transcription factor, whose protein sequence is MRESRRVPLSPDPDVAGVAELFGDPVRAAMLHALLGGGELPATDLASRAGASPQAASAHLAKLAGGGLIEARSSGRQRLYRIVSPSVGHAMEALAAIAAPVRVRALGQATTMQRLREARSCYDHLAGRVGVAVADHLLGGKLLDVADAEFVVTRRGKTFFAALDIDVDELHEERRTFARQCIDWTERRPHVAGALGASLLERFLERRWLVRNSRDRALSLTPTGRTEFARQFDVRMT, encoded by the coding sequence GTGCGCGAATCCAGACGGGTCCCCCTTAGTCCCGATCCCGACGTCGCCGGCGTTGCCGAACTCTTCGGCGATCCCGTTCGCGCTGCAATGCTTCACGCGTTGCTCGGCGGCGGAGAGCTTCCGGCGACCGACCTCGCGTCGCGGGCGGGTGCATCGCCGCAAGCCGCCAGCGCCCACTTGGCCAAACTTGCCGGCGGCGGTCTGATCGAAGCGCGATCTTCGGGCCGGCAGCGTCTCTACCGCATCGTTTCGCCGAGTGTCGGGCACGCAATGGAAGCCCTCGCGGCCATCGCGGCACCCGTGCGCGTCCGCGCGCTCGGCCAAGCCACCACGATGCAGCGCTTGCGCGAAGCCCGCTCGTGCTACGACCATCTGGCGGGACGCGTCGGCGTCGCCGTCGCCGACCACTTGCTGGGCGGGAAGCTCCTCGACGTCGCGGATGCGGAGTTCGTGGTGACGCGCCGCGGCAAAACGTTCTTCGCCGCGTTGGATATCGACGTCGACGAGCTGCACGAGGAGCGCCGCACCTTCGCGCGGCAGTGCATCGATTGGACCGAACGACGGCCGCACGTTGCGGGTGCGCTCGGCGCATCGCTGCTCGAACGCTTTCTCGAACGGCGCTGGCTGGTTCGAAACTCGCGCGACCGCGCGCTGTCGCTCACGCCCACCGGCCGCACCGAGTTTGCCCGTCAGTTCGACGTGAGGATGACGTGA
- a CDS encoding OsmC family protein: protein MIVKKTHAYRTSLHWSAGDGEGTVNYRSYTRNFTLSSGEKKPIEGSSDPAFRGDASRYNPEELLVASLSSCHMLWYLHLCAVNGIVVTAYRDDASGEMRENDDGSGEFAKVVLRPVVTLREGSDEAKARELHHKAHEMCFIARSMNFPVEIET, encoded by the coding sequence GTGATTGTAAAGAAGACGCACGCTTACCGGACGTCCTTGCACTGGAGCGCGGGCGACGGCGAAGGAACGGTGAACTATCGCAGCTACACTCGAAACTTCACCCTGTCATCGGGCGAGAAAAAGCCGATCGAAGGCTCCAGCGATCCGGCATTTCGCGGCGACGCGTCGCGTTACAATCCCGAAGAGCTGCTCGTTGCGTCGCTTTCGTCGTGCCACATGCTCTGGTATCTGCACCTGTGCGCCGTCAACGGCATCGTCGTCACCGCGTACCGCGACGACGCGTCGGGCGAAATGCGCGAAAACGACGACGGCTCGGGCGAGTTCGCGAAAGTGGTGCTGCGTCCGGTGGTGACGTTACGCGAAGGCAGCGACGAAGCCAAAGCCCGCGAACTGCATCATAAAGCGCATGAGATGTGCTTCATCGCTCGCTCGATGAACTTCCCGGTGGAAATCGAAACCTAG
- a CDS encoding alpha/beta hydrolase, which yields MIGAAVVTQIAATPAHKRPPYNVNWYLHPQRLVDVGGRRLNILCTGKGSPTVILEAGLVADSAAWRLVQPAISRKTRVCSYDRAGLGFSDFAGAPRDAAAIVRDLHALLRRVGIAPPYVLVGWSSGGLYTRLYQYRFPEEVAGLVEVDPDSEFETLADDSKIVTTVMKKPPQWFDQQVRDWYKQYDTCAVDVSREACAFFPGLTAYNRHLRAAGCPAISPAACAVAEVQGQHLNRGSLWRDEELELEAGDKSAAEVRAAEHPYGNLPLIVLTDSENEDIDNGGPVSVAAQQAEWVAKDKAEERLAGLSTVGAHFVIENSPHAIQLYHPAVVISAVDEVVEQARYKRSRP from the coding sequence GTGATTGGCGCCGCGGTTGTAACACAAATCGCGGCGACGCCGGCGCACAAACGGCCGCCCTACAACGTCAATTGGTATCTTCACCCGCAACGCCTCGTCGACGTCGGCGGACGCCGGCTGAACATTCTGTGCACCGGAAAAGGTTCGCCGACGGTGATCCTCGAGGCGGGGCTCGTCGCCGATTCGGCCGCCTGGCGGCTGGTGCAACCGGCCATTTCACGAAAAACCAGAGTCTGCTCGTACGATCGAGCCGGTTTGGGTTTCAGTGATTTCGCTGGCGCGCCGCGGGACGCGGCAGCGATCGTGCGCGATTTGCACGCACTGCTGCGGAGAGTAGGAATTGCGCCGCCCTACGTGCTCGTCGGATGGTCGAGCGGCGGCCTATACACGCGACTGTATCAGTACCGTTTCCCAGAGGAGGTCGCCGGCCTCGTCGAGGTCGATCCCGATTCAGAGTTTGAGACGCTCGCCGACGACTCGAAAATCGTAACGACGGTCATGAAAAAACCGCCTCAATGGTTCGACCAGCAAGTGCGCGACTGGTACAAGCAGTACGACACCTGCGCGGTAGACGTCTCGCGGGAAGCGTGCGCGTTCTTTCCCGGCCTTACCGCGTATAACCGCCACTTGCGCGCAGCCGGTTGTCCGGCGATTTCGCCCGCCGCTTGCGCCGTTGCGGAAGTGCAGGGCCAACACTTGAATCGAGGTTCGCTCTGGAGAGACGAGGAGCTAGAGCTCGAGGCCGGCGACAAAAGCGCGGCGGAGGTCCGCGCAGCCGAGCATCCATACGGCAATCTTCCGCTCATCGTACTCACCGACTCAGAAAACGAGGATATCGACAACGGCGGTCCGGTATCGGTGGCCGCGCAGCAAGCAGAGTGGGTCGCTAAGGACAAGGCCGAAGAGCGCCTTGCGGGACTATCCACCGTCGGTGCGCATTTCGTCATTGAGAACTCGCCCCATGCGATTCAGCTGTACCACCCGGCCGTGGTTATTTCAGCAGTTGACGAAGTTGTCGAACAAGCGCGTTACAAGCGCAGCCGCCCTTAG
- a CDS encoding PQQ-binding-like beta-propeller repeat protein has translation MLAALVVAATLGEASYTLSEQRVAVPAATASPASPAWSHAIDPPGDGNMLAIGDGIVAFADNGRLCAYDDKTGAGVWCAGAGSSPVYAPGVVVYATTGNAVRAVDARTGSTRWQMSDAHRIWRTGDGLVLASVSVEDPQTRVFHATLQGVSFNGAARWSKTLPADGAEATATSQYLIWRWCEGGATLTCQSAVAAYDGGIVGEVAADVLGVNGSLIVDDSSFNDLEEVQDHFLMFDIGAFDSRRGTYAAQFTYAPDYQQNLARWNANACQGSKDAVTRRLDGDDLYVTSCRNLYRYRLAPAAGQRPLLLANDVTFWGGPYRQRLYVERDDGIWSLQPGADSVRAQLVVPSSQFVADFTIATGMGFGVFRDGSVHGFDLDSGRATFEATPCHGEGFIPVRVAATEKRIFIACASARFWTLYAYAR, from the coding sequence GTGCTCGCCGCGCTCGTAGTCGCTGCGACGCTCGGCGAAGCGTCGTACACGTTGTCCGAGCAGCGTGTCGCGGTGCCTGCGGCGACTGCGTCACCTGCAAGTCCGGCCTGGTCGCATGCAATCGATCCGCCGGGCGACGGCAACATGCTCGCCATCGGCGACGGAATCGTCGCGTTCGCCGACAACGGCCGGCTCTGTGCGTATGACGACAAGACGGGCGCGGGTGTGTGGTGCGCCGGTGCGGGGAGCAGCCCGGTTTATGCGCCGGGAGTCGTCGTCTACGCCACGACCGGCAATGCCGTTCGCGCCGTCGACGCGCGAACCGGCTCGACGCGGTGGCAGATGAGTGACGCACATAGGATCTGGCGAACCGGAGACGGACTCGTGCTCGCGAGCGTTTCCGTTGAAGACCCGCAAACGCGCGTTTTTCACGCAACGCTTCAAGGCGTGAGCTTCAACGGAGCCGCGCGATGGTCGAAGACTCTTCCGGCCGACGGCGCGGAAGCGACGGCAACATCGCAGTACCTCATTTGGAGATGGTGTGAAGGCGGCGCCACGCTAACCTGTCAATCAGCGGTCGCCGCATACGACGGCGGTATCGTGGGAGAGGTCGCGGCCGACGTCCTGGGAGTAAACGGGTCACTCATCGTCGACGACTCCAGTTTCAATGACCTCGAAGAGGTTCAAGATCACTTTTTGATGTTCGACATCGGCGCGTTCGATTCGCGCAGAGGTACGTACGCGGCCCAGTTTACCTACGCACCCGATTATCAACAAAACCTCGCGCGTTGGAACGCCAACGCGTGCCAGGGCTCCAAAGACGCCGTTACCAGGCGTCTAGACGGCGATGATCTCTACGTAACAAGCTGCCGCAATCTCTATCGCTATCGACTCGCGCCCGCGGCCGGCCAGCGACCGCTGCTCCTGGCAAACGACGTGACGTTCTGGGGCGGCCCGTACCGCCAACGGCTTTACGTGGAACGCGACGACGGCATCTGGTCGCTCCAGCCAGGCGCCGATAGCGTCCGCGCACAACTCGTCGTGCCGTCGTCCCAGTTCGTTGCCGATTTCACGATCGCGACGGGAATGGGATTCGGCGTTTTTCGCGACGGGAGCGTGCATGGCTTCGATCTCGATTCCGGGCGCGCGACGTTCGAAGCGACGCCGTGTCACGGCGAAGGCTTCATCCCGGTTCGCGTTGCGGCGACGGAAAAACGCATCTTTATCGCCTGCGCGTCCGCGCGCTTTTGGACCCTATACGCGTACGCCCGCTGA